One part of the Dioscorea cayenensis subsp. rotundata cultivar TDr96_F1 chromosome 2, TDr96_F1_v2_PseudoChromosome.rev07_lg8_w22 25.fasta, whole genome shotgun sequence genome encodes these proteins:
- the LOC120273167 gene encoding L10-interacting MYB domain-containing protein-like: MASKLPPRRVGQGTTVANVDVIPSENNIKAKWDDTNTEMFLKICVEEVQIGNRPHSHFTKEGWKNILSKFATRTGLSYNHKQLKNRWDSLKKEFGIWAKLVEHQTGLGWDPIKRTVLASDDWWERKGQENPEYLKWRNEGPKFLDMMEICFKDIVATGYMALVPYAEPSSENEVSNERGSAQMNDVDVEVNNFDDNGDNGDTPQQDNDTPRGETSTTQARKRQKTIPRQKKKSANEKLQESFDRLLFGMDNMSRSSNARVENDDRCSITKCVDLLDIVPGIERGSPHYFLMVRLFAKKYHRETFVALVEKDPTLAMGWCHTFNMDDLTHL, from the exons ATGGCCTCAAAACTACCACCTAGAAGAGTTGGACAAGGGACAACTGTGGCTAACGTGGATGTGATACCaagtgaaaataatattaaagccAAATGGGATGACACAAACACTGAAATGTTCCTAAAGATATGTGTCGAGGAGGTCCAGATTGGTAATAGACCACACTCACATTTTACAAAGGAaggttggaaaaatatattatcaaagtTTGCTACGAGAACAGGGTTGAGTTATAACCATAAGCAACTGAAAAATAGGTGGGACTCTCTCAAGAAAGAGTTTGGCATATGGGCAAAACTAGTAGAGCACCAAACAGGCCTTGGATGGGATCCTATTAAAAGGACAGTGTTAGCAAGTGATGATTGGTGGGAGAGAAAAGGACAA GAAAACCCAGAATATTTGAAATGGAGAAATGAGGGTCCAAAGTTCTTAGATATGATGGAGATATGCTTTAAGGATATAGTGGCGACGGGTTATATGGCATTGGTACCATATGCAGAACCATCATCAGAAAATGAAGTTTCTAATGAACGAGGAAGTGCTCAGATGAATGATGTTGACGTGGAGGTAAATAACTTTGATGATAATGGTGACAATGGTGACACCCCTCAACAAGACAATGATACTCCACGGGGAGAAACAAGTACAACACAAGCTAGAAAGAGACAAAAAACAATCccaagacaaaagaaaaaaagtgcaAATGAAAAATTGCAAGAATCTTTTGATCGTCTTCTCTTCGGGATGGATAATATGTCACGTTCAAGTAATGCACGAGTTGAGAATGATGATCGTTGTAGTATCACCAAATGTGTGGACTTGTTGGACATAGTGCCAGGGATAGAACGAGGAAGCCCACATTACTTTCTCATGGTGAGGttgtttgcaaaaaaatatcatcGGGAGACTTTCGTGGCATTAGTGGAAAAGGACCCAACTCTTGCTATGGGTTGGTGTCACACTTTCAACATGGACGACCTTACCCATCTTTGA